The proteins below are encoded in one region of Reichenbachiella sp. 5M10:
- a CDS encoding radical SAM protein, which yields MRLVSHPILCNYYVTYRCNAQCGFCDIWERPSPYVTREQVETNLKSLKKLGVKVIDFTGGEPLLHRDIDHFFAYAKKMGFITTLTTNGLLYPKYAEKLHHNVDMLHFSLDTADKTQHDTMRGVPCYDHVMESIQIAKSLGERPDILMTVFEDNIGEIEKLYTDICLPHDLVLILNPSFDYNEVETGTSLSEKSLQTLTRWGQKKNIYLNQAFIQLRRDGGNQTDSPVCKAASTTLVISPENELLLPCYHLGTKGFPIGSNLEEVYRSTEAQKLVALEGRLPECQGCAINCYMQPSFATNVNRYFWSALPSTIKYNWIKGTWKSLIP from the coding sequence GTGCGCCTCGTCTCTCATCCCATACTGTGCAACTACTATGTCACCTACCGCTGCAACGCCCAGTGCGGCTTTTGCGACATCTGGGAACGCCCCTCTCCATACGTCACTAGAGAACAAGTAGAAACCAACCTGAAATCCCTCAAAAAACTTGGCGTCAAAGTCATCGACTTTACTGGAGGCGAGCCGCTTCTACACCGAGACATTGACCATTTTTTTGCATACGCCAAAAAAATGGGCTTCATCACCACACTCACCACCAACGGGCTCCTCTACCCCAAGTACGCTGAAAAGCTACACCACAACGTCGACATGCTACATTTCAGCCTCGATACCGCAGACAAAACTCAGCACGACACCATGCGTGGAGTGCCGTGCTACGATCATGTCATGGAGTCCATCCAAATTGCCAAATCCCTAGGCGAACGACCAGACATCCTCATGACGGTCTTCGAAGACAATATCGGAGAGATCGAAAAGCTATATACCGACATCTGCTTGCCTCATGACCTGGTACTGATTCTCAATCCGTCCTTTGACTACAACGAAGTAGAAACAGGTACAAGTCTTTCGGAAAAATCCCTCCAAACCTTGACACGCTGGGGCCAGAAAAAAAACATCTATCTCAATCAAGCATTTATCCAGCTCCGCCGTGACGGTGGCAACCAAACAGACAGCCCTGTCTGCAAAGCCGCCAGTACGACACTCGTCATCAGTCCAGAAAATGAACTACTACTCCCCTGCTACCACCTCGGCACCAAGGGATTTCCGATTGGGAGCAACCTCGAAGAGGTCTATCGGTCTACAGAAGCCCAAAAGCTCGTAGCTCTAGAAGGACGTCTGCCCGAATGCCAAGGCTGTGCCATCAATTGCTACATGCAGCCCAGTTTCGCGACCAATGTCAACAGATACTTTTGGTCTGCACTACCCAGTACGATAAAATACAATTGGATCAAGGGCACGTGGAAGTCACTCATTCCCTAA
- a CDS encoding S41 family peptidase, producing the protein MKNLLRIKVFVVAVILFMSCEKVFMHPNTDGTNKAVFEEYAKISIEKFGLEEVKGIDLRPLVDSIRPLINESLSEQELFNLMSIITLRMQEGHTNLTGSDDMYTSYLYFAGYPVGGNFSVIQKYYGEENNPTVRKIAPPESLWEIVYGFLPDHPTIGFIQILTFDMEVSNSELDEMMEYLSSAEGIIIDVRSNLGGYIELGARMASRFTDEVVPFGTIYVKNGPEADDFAPTKTTLTPSDGPHHFTKPVAVLHDRITFSTGSLFSIMMYHMDHVTTLGIPFGGGTGEIMDGMLQNGWIYTISTANFVDEMGRPTDNGIEPDIPVVIDPEDTVHDAIIERAIMELKQG; encoded by the coding sequence ATGAAAAATCTGCTAAGAATTAAAGTGTTTGTTGTCGCTGTGATACTTTTTATGTCATGCGAAAAAGTGTTCATGCATCCAAATACTGATGGAACAAATAAGGCTGTATTTGAAGAATATGCCAAAATAAGCATAGAAAAATTCGGTCTGGAGGAAGTAAAAGGGATTGACTTGAGACCTTTGGTTGATTCCATTCGGCCATTAATCAACGAAAGTCTGAGTGAACAAGAACTCTTCAATTTGATGTCTATTATTACACTTCGGATGCAAGAGGGACACACCAACCTGACAGGATCAGATGACATGTATACATCCTATTTGTATTTTGCCGGTTATCCTGTAGGAGGCAATTTTTCGGTAATCCAAAAATACTATGGAGAGGAAAACAATCCTACCGTACGTAAGATTGCGCCTCCTGAATCATTATGGGAAATTGTCTATGGATTCCTTCCTGACCACCCCACTATTGGTTTTATCCAAATTCTAACATTTGACATGGAAGTCAGTAATAGCGAATTGGATGAAATGATGGAATATTTAAGTAGTGCAGAAGGAATTATCATAGATGTCAGGAGCAATCTTGGTGGATACATAGAACTAGGTGCAAGGATGGCATCCAGATTTACCGACGAAGTGGTTCCATTTGGCACCATATATGTCAAAAATGGGCCAGAAGCTGACGACTTTGCTCCTACAAAAACAACCCTTACCCCCTCTGATGGGCCGCATCATTTTACCAAACCAGTTGCTGTGCTTCATGATCGTATCACCTTCAGTACCGGATCGCTGTTTTCTATCATGATGTACCACATGGATCATGTGACCACCCTAGGTATTCCGTTTGGAGGGGGAACAGGAGAAATCATGGATGGCATGTTGCAAAACGGATGGATTTATACTATCTCCACTGCCAATTTTGTAGACGAAATGGGAAGACCAACTGACAATGGAATCGAACCTGATATACCTGTTGTGATAGACCCTGAAGACACAGTCCACGATGCGATAATCGAACGAGCAATTATGGAATTAAAACAAGGATAA